AAAAAAGGAACAAATTCAAAAAAAGTTTGCAAATAGTAGACTTTCTCGCATATAATAGCCTTAAGCAGAACATGAACGGGGGATATTGCTATGAGCAATGAAAGGGATTTTAGCAAAGAGCGCCTAAAAGCACTTAGGGAGAAGAATAAATACAGCTCTACACAGCTAGCTGATAAGGTTGGTGTACACAAAAGTTCTATAAGTGCCTTTGAGGTTGGGAAACGGAAACCATCCCTTCATGTGCTTACGAAGTTAGCAGTAGCCTTAAATACAACTACGGACTATCTCACGATGATGAGGGATGATCCTAACCCATATATACCGAATGAAGAACTTGACTCAGTTCTTAAAGAGAAGAAGATTACCTATAAAGGTAAAGAACTAACTCCAGAACAAGCGCAGAAAATCGCTGAAATGATTGACGTGCTAATAAAGTAAAGTCAAGAGCAAGTTTTTACGCTTGCTCTTTTTCTATGCCTTCATTTAATGCGTCTAGCACTTTTGTAACATCATAACCTTTAGACTCCATATCCTCCAGAAGATCATCCAGTTTAATATCTTGACCCCCAATATGCTTATCTATTTTCATAGCATGACTTGAATATTTGATTAACTCGCTAACTTCTCCCATGTGACCACCTCGTTATATTAATAATTGGAATTAATTTCTTTAATTAATATTATCGCAAAGCGCTGGCGGTTTTGTTAACCCCCTATAAACGACCAATGGGTAGCACCCTCATGTGAGAGTACTACCCATTGGTTATTTATGTTTATCCAGCATCCGGTTCTGAACTAAAAAGATGAATTCCGTTTTCGATTTTTGGTTTTTCCTTAAGATCCTGCGCATTAACTGATATTAATAACAACGTAAATATACTTAATGTAACTATAATTTTTTTCATCTTGCTACAGCACCCCTTTTTCCTAAAGTGTTTATTGCTAATTCAGGGAATTTTTTTTGAAAGTAATCATGTCTTCCTTCAAAAAGACTAATCGAATTATTAAACTTACCTATCTTAGTGGCGTAATCCTTTTCTAAAAGTCCTTCTAAGTATTTTGAAAAAGGTATTTCTCGATCAGGACAATTAATTGTATCTAAGGTTTTCTTAGATAACTCCAAGTTACCTTGTTGATAATACAGAAAAGCTTTACCGATTTCAGTAATATGTTCAATTTTATCGAAGTCTTTTTTGTGAAAAACCCTACACATAGAAAGATGTTCTTGAACCATTTTATAATCGTGTTGTCTATCTAATTTCTTATATGTCCCTGAAGCTAATTCTATATATTTCTTAAAGGTATTATAACACTCGAAAAAGTAGGATGAACCATAGGTGAATATTATAGAAGATCTAATTCGTTGACCAATAGTTAAATCATCAATTAATGGCAGAGCCATACTTCTTAACTCTTTTAAATTATTAAGTTTTAATTCTACCTTCAAAAGTAAGTCCTTTACTCGTACTACATAGATATCTTGCATAAACACGCAATTTATATAGCTTGTTTTTTCCATAAGTTTATTCAAGGATATTTTGAATTCTGGATAATTCAGTATACTTCTTTCTCTCGCAGAAATGTTATATGTCATTAATAATTCAACATATTCAAAAAGAAACTTAACTTCTTTGTTGGAATAATTAGCTTTCGCCTCAACAGCTTCTCTTTTAATATCTTTGAAATCTCTGCTGTCATTTTTCGTTTGAAGAAGCAACTTATAAAAGTGGCTATATTGTTTGATTTTGTGTTTGCTGTTCCAAGTAACGCTTAATCCTAATTCGGTCAAAATTTCTAATTCCTCAAACATTTCCTGTTCAAAAGAGACTACCATTAGTATTTTTAAATTTCTGGGGGTTGCTGTCTGTGATGTATGTTCGCAAAGATACTTAGTGATATTAATAAGGTCTCTATCATCTTTCCGTTGCGAAAGGAGCCTGGTTAACGATAGTATGTATTCATACTTAGGTTGTTGAGTTGTTGTTCCATCTATCCAATCTGTGATTCTTTTAATCGTAGGTGATGAAACACCAATCAATTTAGCTCTGTGTCTTTTCGGTTGTCCAATACTCTTGTTTCCTTTAAATCTTTTAAAGTTTTCACATCGAACCCCCAATACAACCGTTATAATGCTTATCATTGACATTATAATAACATACATTTTTAAAAAATATAACTAATTTATTGATAAATATTGTACAATTATTCTATAACGATGTTAAGGAGTTACAAATAATGATTGAATTTACATTAGAAAAAACACTAAACGAATTAGAAATTACTGTTTATCGTTTATCTAAAGTCTCCAAGATCAATCCACATACTATTCATCGTATCGCTAAAAACGAAGCGCAGATGCTAGACGTTCAAAAAATAGATATTCTTATTGATTCATTAAATGAAATCGCTATAGATAAAGGTTTTAACCGCATATATGGAATTGAAGATGTTCTGATTCACAAATCGAACGTTCGTGATAATGACTAATTTTACACGAACACTAGTTCTTATTCAACATAATATTATTTCAAAAAATGGGTCAAGGGAATACTGACCCGTCCAAAAGAATCTGAAAAATAAAAATAGAGAGAATGACCTGAAAAATAATTTCATACAAATTTGTTATAAAAGGACGGTATAACGTTTGTAACTAATTGAGTTAAATTCGTTGACCTAGACATACTGATAATTTTACCATAGTTACAATTTGTAAGTCTATAATAATTTTCAGAATATTTGTCGAAGGGTGTCAAATGGATTAAATTACATGAGTTTTGTTAATTAAAAAGGAGAGATTTTGTTGATTGAATTGGTTGTATTTTTAGTTGTTTTTCTCATATATTTTTTATTAAGTTCATTTATGAATTTAATACTAAATACAAATAATAAAAAAAACTGGTACCTTTCTTTTGTAATTAGTCTAATTCTTACTCTTTTCTCACTCCCTTTTTTATTGTGAAATTCGGAAATGTGACTGAAATTTCAGGAATCAGACTCTTGAGAAGACTAATAGGTGCTGACAAAATGTCAGTATCTTATTTTTTTGCATAGAAAAACGCCCCGAAGGGCGCTTATTAATCTATATTAGTGAGCTGTATATGAGAACGATTTACTACCTTTATACCCTGTGTAATTACTATTCTTATAGAAATACATGTAATATTTGAATTTAAGACCATTACTTGTATTAGAATATATTTTGATTCTAAAATAAACGTTCATAGAATCTATCATAGTTGAACCTACAAGAGCTGTTCCAAAAGCCCACATAGCTGTTGTTGCCTTACCTGCCTTTGGGTTTCTTGAAACCAATATTGCTACAATTGTTCCAGCTGTAGCAGCAAATCCATTTAAGCTTCCAGTTTGGTTAACTTCCAACTTCCATGCAGACGTATCTGCTCCGTCAATAGGAACAACCGCTTGAGTTGAAATTCCACCAGGACGTGAAGATACACCAGGTAAAAGGTTTTGTGTATGAAAAGAAGGTTTACCCTCTTCCATAACTTCTCCATTTACTACCATTTCTCCAGTGGCGGTGTTATAACTCACAACTTCTTCGTTTATAGTAACAGTACGAATCCCGTCCATTTCATTTACTTCAACAGTATATGTTTCCCCATCATACTCAACAATATGTAAATTTTCACCTTCTACTTTAGTTGAATTTTGTGAATTAACAGTAGTATTGGCATTTGCAGGTGTTATCGTGAAAGCAAGCGTTGTTACAGAAATTAATAGTGCAATAAACAATTTTTTCATA
This region of Bacillus carboniphilus genomic DNA includes:
- a CDS encoding helix-turn-helix domain-containing protein; amino-acid sequence: MSNERDFSKERLKALREKNKYSSTQLADKVGVHKSSISAFEVGKRKPSLHVLTKLAVALNTTTDYLTMMRDDPNPYIPNEELDSVLKEKKITYKGKELTPEQAQKIAEMIDVLIK
- a CDS encoding AimR family lysis-lysogeny pheromone receptor is translated as MSMISIITVVLGVRCENFKRFKGNKSIGQPKRHRAKLIGVSSPTIKRITDWIDGTTTQQPKYEYILSLTRLLSQRKDDRDLINITKYLCEHTSQTATPRNLKILMVVSFEQEMFEELEILTELGLSVTWNSKHKIKQYSHFYKLLLQTKNDSRDFKDIKREAVEAKANYSNKEVKFLFEYVELLMTYNISARERSILNYPEFKISLNKLMEKTSYINCVFMQDIYVVRVKDLLLKVELKLNNLKELRSMALPLIDDLTIGQRIRSSIIFTYGSSYFFECYNTFKKYIELASGTYKKLDRQHDYKMVQEHLSMCRVFHKKDFDKIEHITEIGKAFLYYQQGNLELSKKTLDTINCPDREIPFSKYLEGLLEKDYATKIGKFNNSISLFEGRHDYFQKKFPELAINTLGKRGAVAR